The sequence below is a genomic window from Salinispira pacifica.
ATTACATCGCAGCAATGGAAGAAGCTCCCGTTTCCATCCCCCTGGGAGGAAGTGTGAACTTCGCAGACGGCCGCCGGGTTGGTACCCAGGCCATGTCACTGCTGAAAGCAAGCTATGATGACGGCCCTGTGTGGACCGTTGATCAGCCCCTTGAACCTATTACAGAAATTCTGGACTGATACGACCGGGAAAACCCTCCCGTCACACGGCGGGAGGGTTTTTTGTATGCCCAGCGAAGCGCAGGCATACCCGACCGGTTGGAAGATACCGGTGTCGCCTCGTTCAGGAGGAAGACAATCCGAATTGCAAGGGCGCAGCTGGCAACGGTTGGGTCTGAAGGAAGCAATAGGAAGTGAACAGCACATAGCGAAAGCGAACCTGATACGGCACAACAGGGGTGGTAAGCGTGCAAAATAGCGCGAAGCCCGAAACCTGAACAGACCTGTAGTGTGTTTGAGGATGGCGTTGTTTACAGGGACTGCGCACAGTATCTGGGGAAACCTGTTGAAATCCCAGCAAAGGGTAGGGAACGACAAGCAGAAATGCAAGTCAGATCGAAGTTTCAGCAGGTGGCAGATGAGTCCGTAGTAGTGAGTAAGTTCCGGCCAGTGAAAGCCAGTAATGGTGTGGAGGAGAAAACCGGAATGACCTCGTCCCCGGTGACGAGGACTGCATTCAGGCCAAAAGCCGGATGCGGATGCGAAGGGACGAAGTTTTTAGTAAATCTTGTTTCGATGAAAAGGCTGGTCGGCAGCTACGCTGCCTGCTCGCCTATGCAACCGAAGGAGCGTGAAGCCTAAACAGAAAGTTGCTGGAAAGTGAGCAGAGTATGTGGCCACGGCCGACTGGGGAACCAGGAAGCTGAGCCAGAATACCGTTGACCTGAGTATCTTTTTGACCAGCTGAATATTGCCGGAAAATGGCTAAGAGACAGCTGCAGAGGAGAGAATGAGCAGGAGTTTCACCGCCGAGGTTTCAAACGAAAGAAGATGCAGACACAAGGAAATCGTAAAATCTGGTACAGCCTCTACGGCAGGATGCTCGAGAGACCACGGCTGGAGGCCGCTTTCAGGAAGGTGAAGGCAGCGAACGGAGCCCCCGGAGTAGACGGAGTGAGCGTCAAAGCCTTTGCCGACCGTCTGGCGGAGCAACTCGATGTACTTGTGAAGGAATTGAAGGACAAGAGCTACCGACCGCTTCCAGTCTTGAGGGTGGAAATACCCAAAGACGGGGGAGGAGTAAGGAAACTCGGGATACCTTCGGTTCGCGACCGGGTAGTCCAGCAAGCCTTACTGGACATTCTAAACCCAATATTTGACCCGGACTTTCATCCGTCCAGTTACGGATACCGACCGGGCAGAAGCGCACATCAGGCAATTGATAAGGCATCTACGTTCATGCGCAGGTATGAATTGGAATGGGTAGTGGATATGGACTTGTCGAAGTGTTTTGACACACTGAAGCATGACTTTTTACTGACTCAAGTACGAAAACGAGTTGCCGATGGAAGCATCTTGAATCTCATACGCCTCTTTCTTGAAAGTGGTGTGATGACGGATGCTGGTGAAGAGAACACTGAAGAAGGGAGTCCCCAGGGCGGGGTGATTAGTCCGCTTCTCGCGAACATCTACCTCGACTTCTTTGACCAGTGGAGCATGGCACGAGGGTATCGCATAGTTCGCTATGCCGACGATATCCTCATCTTTGCTTCATCACAAAAAGGTGCGGAACGTCGGCTTGCAGCTGCAACGCATTTTCTGGAAGAAGAAATGGGACTGGCTGTGAATCGTGAGAAAACTCACATTACAAACCTGTATGAGGGGGTGCGCTACCTTGGAGTAGTAATCTCTCGTCACCACACCCGGATTCAGGAAAAGAAGGTGAAAGCCTTCAAGGACAAGGTCAGGAAACTGACCCGACGCAACAGCGGGAGACCGCTGGGATCGACAATTTACGAACTCAATCCAGTACTACGCGGGTTTGCTAACTATTTCAGGATAGCAAATTGTACGAAGGTATTCAGGGAGCTGATGAGCTGGGTACGCAGGCGATTGCGGGCTATTCAGTTGCGACTTTGGAAACGCTCTTCCCGGCTGCACCGCCGATTGCGGCAGCTGGGATTTCAAGGCGAGTTCAAACACATCAAGATGAGTTCGTGGAGATCGGCTAAAAGTCCGCTTGCAGCCATGGCGCTGCAAAACAAGCACTTTGAAGAGATGAATCTGTTTTCTCTCGACAAGGTACAGGTCGCAATTTCTGTCCGGCAGCTTGCTGGATAACTGAAGACAGGAGCCGTATACGAGGTCCGTACGTACGGTTCTGTGAGAGGGACAATAAAGGAGGTCATTCCTCCTTTATTGCCCTACTCGATTATGGTTCTACACTGAATCACCTCTCATTTCATAAGATGTAAGGAAGTACTATGACGAATATTGGAATTATGGGCCTTGGGGTATACACCCCGGAAACCTTTATGGATGCCTCGGAAATCTCTGCAAAGAGCGGTATTCCCGAGGATGTGATCCAGAAAAAATTCGGGGTTGAAAGGAAGCCCGTACCCGGGCCGGAAGACAGCACAAGCGCCATGGGAATTGCAGCCGCCAAAGATGCCATAGAAATGGCAGGCATTGACCCCAAAGATATCGATGTGGTGATTTGGAACGGCGGTCAGCACAAGGATTATCTGAACTGGCTGGCAGGACTCCATGTAGCCCGGGAGATCGGGGCGGACAACGCCTGGAGCTTCGATATGGAAGCCATGTGCGGCTCCATGATGGCGGGTATGGAAGTTGCCCGCAGCCTGATGATCGCCAATGAGAATTACAACACCGTTTTGCTGGTCAGCGGATACCGCAACGGCGACATGGTGAGCTACGATGTAAAAGAAACCTCCTTTATGTACGATATCGGTGCCGGCGGTGCGGCCATGATTCTCGGCAAAGGACATGATGCAAATGAAATACTGGGCACCGCATTCCGCGGTGATGGAAGCTTCTCCACCGACTGCGTGGTGAAGGCCGGCGGAAGTGCCAATTGGCCGCCAGAACCGGAAGACATCCACAACATGCATTTTGTTATTGATGACGTGGACAGTTTCAAAAAGAAGCTGGGCGAGCGCACCCTGCCGAACTTTTACACGGTAATCAGGGAGTCCCTGAAAAAGGGCGGGTTGTCCGATAATGATATTGATTACCTGGCCATTCTTCACTTCAAGCGAAGCACCCACGATGTGGTATTGAAGGAACTGGGCCTGGAAGAAAAGCAGACCACATACTTGAACGAATACGGCCATGTGGGCCAGAACGACCAGATCATCTCCATTCTGGAGGGGATTAAGAGCGGAAAAATCAAGGACGGAGATAATATCGTGATGGTGGGCGCAGGCATCGGATTTGTCTGGGCTGCGGCCACAGTTCGCTGGGGAAAAAAGAAGTAAGTCTGAGCCGGGGTGGGGCTGGGCGGGTGCAGATCAAAAGGCATATTGATGCCCTCCACAGCTACACCCCGGGCAGCGGGCCCGGCCCTTGGGCGGGCCGGGCTGAAATACCGGGGCCGTGAATTTACCGCTGCCCATGTCCGTCAGACGCCATTAATAATGGAACGAAGCTCCCACAAAGGGCATTCCATCTATGAGACGAAGATCGGGGCTGAATTGTACGCTGCCCTCTTCGATATTAGCCCTGGCGGCCTGGGCTGCACCCTCGGCAGACCAGTGAGCAAGAAGCCAGTTGACAAATAGCCCTCCCCAAAAAACCCCTGACGCGGGCAGCAGCTCAGCATAATCCAGGGTTTCGAAGTAGGCCTTGGTTTCCCCGGCATTATCCAAACTGTTCTTCAGCTCCTGGGGAAGAAGATTGTAGGTTCCCAGGGCGGTACCACCCACGATGGCGAGGTGCATGCTCAGCTGTGCAATTCCCAGGCCGGTTTGACCGGTCTTCAGCTGTCCGGTTCCGGGAATCAGAAAAGAAGACTTGGCCATGCGT
It includes:
- the ltrA gene encoding group II intron reverse transcriptase/maturase; translated protein: MQTQGNRKIWYSLYGRMLERPRLEAAFRKVKAANGAPGVDGVSVKAFADRLAEQLDVLVKELKDKSYRPLPVLRVEIPKDGGGVRKLGIPSVRDRVVQQALLDILNPIFDPDFHPSSYGYRPGRSAHQAIDKASTFMRRYELEWVVDMDLSKCFDTLKHDFLLTQVRKRVADGSILNLIRLFLESGVMTDAGEENTEEGSPQGGVISPLLANIYLDFFDQWSMARGYRIVRYADDILIFASSQKGAERRLAAATHFLEEEMGLAVNREKTHITNLYEGVRYLGVVISRHHTRIQEKKVKAFKDKVRKLTRRNSGRPLGSTIYELNPVLRGFANYFRIANCTKVFRELMSWVRRRLRAIQLRLWKRSSRLHRRLRQLGFQGEFKHIKMSSWRSAKSPLAAMALQNKHFEEMNLFSLDKVQVAISVRQLAG
- a CDS encoding 3-oxoacyl-ACP synthase gives rise to the protein MTNIGIMGLGVYTPETFMDASEISAKSGIPEDVIQKKFGVERKPVPGPEDSTSAMGIAAAKDAIEMAGIDPKDIDVVIWNGGQHKDYLNWLAGLHVAREIGADNAWSFDMEAMCGSMMAGMEVARSLMIANENYNTVLLVSGYRNGDMVSYDVKETSFMYDIGAGGAAMILGKGHDANEILGTAFRGDGSFSTDCVVKAGGSANWPPEPEDIHNMHFVIDDVDSFKKKLGERTLPNFYTVIRESLKKGGLSDNDIDYLAILHFKRSTHDVVLKELGLEEKQTTYLNEYGHVGQNDQIISILEGIKSGKIKDGDNIVMVGAGIGFVWAAATVRWGKKK